In Planctomycetota bacterium, a genomic segment contains:
- a CDS encoding 3-methyl-2-oxobutanoate dehydrogenase subunit beta gives MRNEIPLEENLNSGHLACPGCGGSLSMRLALKALGKKTYLVLTACCWSIIDGPFPYSAVKLPLMHTAFETAGSASSGVRAALDILGKKDITVMAWAGDGGTFDIGIQALSGAAERNEDFIYSCYDNEAYMNTGIQRSSGTPWGAWTTTTPESKGEQKKKMMEIMAAHRIPYAATLSPAYPEDFIRKYKKAKSIKGTKFMHILSPCPPGWKTSSEQSMKLSRMAVESGVFPLYEVENGTKYTLNYPSADFKIKPINEYVSMQGRFRHLNKEQIKFMQENVTSEWQRLLRKLKYA, from the coding sequence ATGAGAAATGAAATACCGTTAGAAGAAAACCTGAATTCAGGGCATCTGGCATGCCCCGGTTGCGGCGGCTCGCTTTCCATGCGCCTTGCCTTAAAGGCGCTCGGCAAGAAGACATATTTGGTCCTGACCGCCTGTTGCTGGTCGATTATAGACGGTCCCTTCCCATATTCAGCGGTTAAACTGCCGCTCATGCACACGGCGTTTGAAACCGCCGGCTCGGCATCTTCAGGCGTCCGCGCGGCATTAGACATCTTAGGCAAAAAAGATATTACCGTCATGGCATGGGCAGGCGACGGCGGAACGTTTGATATCGGGATACAAGCCCTTTCCGGCGCCGCGGAACGCAACGAAGACTTTATCTATTCCTGTTATGATAACGAGGCATACATGAATACCGGCATCCAGCGCTCTTCCGGCACGCCCTGGGGCGCCTGGACCACCACCACCCCGGAAAGTAAAGGCGAGCAGAAAAAGAAAATGATGGAAATCATGGCCGCGCACCGGATTCCTTACGCCGCGACTCTCTCCCCGGCTTATCCGGAAGATTTTATCCGGAAATACAAGAAAGCCAAATCCATTAAAGGCACTAAGTTCATGCACATACTTTCCCCCTGCCCGCCCGGATGGAAGACATCGTCAGAGCAATCAATGAAGCTCTCGCGGATGGCGGTTGAAAGCGGCGTTTTCCCGCTCTATGAAGTGGAAAACGGAACTAAGTATACGCTCAACTATCCTTCGGCAGACTTTAAAATCAAGCCGATTAACGAATACGTATCAATGCAGGGAAGATTCAGGCACCTCAACAAAGAGCAAATTAAGTTCATGCAGGAAAACGTCACCTCCGAATGGCAGCGGCTCTTGCGCAAACTCAAGTACGCGTAA
- a CDS encoding SIR2 family protein — MGNTCFLLGAGFTHAVTNGKAPLTSGLVPLIKNIITDDLQDTLNHVGDNIELFITLLDLEERYTVQNERRDKISECKKKVIDKIIDCYDIDKFTEHFPLCESFVKKVSDNACILTLNYDCLLDRYLYLSKRWSPHGGYFAQQFPSSIKHNSNLDNVLLLKLHGSCNFRNNSGNLDYPNIEVSSKIFPSIHAEINTRNYKRDEGAHVLIMSYLKQYHNGIMMLWREAIETLKNANRLTIIGCSLRDEDIFLRYALYHFGTKENTDKFVIEIVDKNKNSGETIKSKIEELVGFPEKQEYKIYNDLKEYLGD, encoded by the coding sequence ATGGGAAACACTTGTTTTTTATTGGGTGCTGGTTTTACTCATGCCGTTACGAACGGAAAAGCACCTTTGACCTCTGGTTTAGTACCGCTGATTAAAAATATAATTACGGATGATTTGCAAGATACTCTTAACCATGTTGGCGACAACATTGAATTATTTATTACTTTGTTGGATTTAGAGGAGCGCTACACCGTACAAAATGAACGCAGAGATAAAATCAGCGAATGCAAAAAGAAAGTGATCGATAAAATAATTGATTGCTATGATATAGATAAATTTACTGAGCATTTTCCTTTATGCGAGTCATTCGTTAAGAAGGTCAGCGATAATGCTTGTATTTTAACGCTAAATTATGATTGTCTATTAGACAGATACTTATATTTAAGTAAAAGATGGTCTCCGCACGGAGGATATTTTGCCCAGCAATTTCCTTCAAGCATAAAACATAATTCTAATCTAGATAATGTACTACTGTTAAAATTACATGGTTCTTGCAACTTTAGGAATAATAGTGGGAATTTAGACTACCCTAATATTGAGGTTTCCAGCAAGATTTTCCCCAGCATTCATGCGGAAATAAATACGCGGAATTATAAACGGGATGAGGGGGCTCATGTTTTAATTATGAGTTATTTAAAACAATATCATAATGGTATAATGATGCTATGGAGAGAAGCAATAGAAACATTGAAGAATGCTAATAGGCTTACTATTATAGGCTGTTCACTCCGAGATGAAGATATATTTCTAAGATACGCCTTATATCATTTTGGGACTAAAGAAAATACAGACAAATTCGTCATTGAAATAGTTGATAAGAATAAAAATAGTGGTGAAACGATAAAGTCAAAAATAGAAGAATTGGTTGGATTTCCTGAGAAACAAGAGTATAAAATATATAATGACTTAAAGGAATATTTAGGGGATTGA
- a CDS encoding GIY-YIG nuclease family protein, with protein MACVYILYSNTTRKFYIGSSRENNADKRIKAHNSGRTKSTKSGRPWILISIEQHTTYTDARKRELFLKSGVGRAWIKEKFGYYKA; from the coding sequence ATGGCTTGTGTTTATATATTATACAGTAACACAACCAGGAAATTTTATATAGGCTCCAGCAGAGAAAATAATGCCGATAAAAGAATAAAGGCTCATAATAGCGGAAGAACTAAATCCACAAAATCCGGTCGTCCGTGGATACTTATTTCTATAGAACAACATACAACTTATACGGATGCACGAAAAAGGGAACTATTCCTGAAATCAGGTGTCGGGCGTGCTTGGATTAAAGAGAAATTTGGTTACTACAAAGCATAA
- a CDS encoding M55 family metallopeptidase, translating to MKVFISCDIEGITGVIERSQTDFHGKDYDKAREWMTNEVNAVIEAALACKATKILVNDAHGDMFNLLIDKLNPKATIISGSHKPLVMMEGIQARFDAAAFVGYHARVGTTGGVLDHTMYGRAVHEFRINNRLFGETGINALIAGHYKTPVVLVCGDDKTAREAKSFLGKVETVEVKRGITRYAAESVHPTEAVKRIKEAALVAFKDYKSYKPFIMKGPLNLVLEFMDSGMADEASLMPGTKRLNGFRVAYKARDIVELCQASMVLITLAAQTLPRK from the coding sequence ATGAAAGTATTCATCTCCTGCGATATAGAAGGCATTACCGGCGTAATCGAACGCTCCCAGACTGATTTCCATGGCAAAGATTACGATAAAGCCCGTGAATGGATGACCAACGAAGTCAATGCGGTCATTGAAGCGGCACTCGCCTGCAAAGCCACGAAGATTCTCGTGAACGACGCCCACGGCGATATGTTTAATCTACTGATTGATAAACTCAACCCAAAAGCCACCATTATTTCCGGCAGCCATAAGCCGCTCGTGATGATGGAAGGGATTCAAGCCAGATTCGACGCCGCGGCATTTGTCGGATACCACGCGCGGGTCGGGACAACCGGCGGAGTGCTTGACCACACCATGTATGGAAGGGCCGTCCATGAATTCAGGATTAATAACCGCCTCTTCGGCGAGACCGGCATAAACGCCCTGATTGCCGGACACTATAAAACACCGGTCGTTCTGGTCTGCGGTGATGATAAAACCGCGCGCGAGGCAAAGTCATTCCTCGGAAAAGTGGAAACGGTTGAGGTTAAGCGCGGCATCACCCGCTATGCCGCGGAATCGGTCCATCCGACTGAAGCGGTAAAACGGATTAAAGAAGCGGCGCTGGTCGCATTTAAGGATTATAAATCCTATAAGCCTTTCATAATGAAAGGGCCGCTTAATCTTGTCTTGGAATTTATGGATAGCGGAATGGCGGATGAGGCGAGCCTGATGCCCGGCACCAAGCGCCTTAACGGGTTTAGGGTCGCCTACAAAGCGCGCGATATCGTCGAGCTCTGCCAGGCATCTATGGTCTTAATAACCCTGGCGGCGCAGACCCTGCCGAGGAAATGA
- a CDS encoding methionine adenosyltransferase, translating into MNRRKKRFFTSEAVCMGHPDKVCDQISDAVLDALIADDPYSRVACETSVKTGMVLVSGEITTTAYVEIPDIVRQTIKEIGYTDACTGFDYETCAVLTCIQKQSGDIALGVDENKKKGKDIGAGDQGMMFGYACNETPELMPLPISLARKIVNKSADMRIESDLPYLRPDGKTQITVEYFDNKPVRVDTVVLSLQHNPEVNCSKLKDDLINKIIKPSIPKHLLDKKTKYYVNPTGRFVLGGPYADAGLTGRKIIVDTYGGMGRHGGGAFSGKDPTKVDRSASYAARHAAKNIVAAGLADRCEVQLAYAIGVSQPVAIDVETFGTGKIPEDKISALLMKHFDFSPSGIIERLKLRRPIYKQTARYGHFGHSGEGYTWEKTDKVALLKKEARRI; encoded by the coding sequence ATGAATAGGCGCAAAAAGAGATTTTTCACTTCAGAAGCAGTTTGTATGGGACACCCTGATAAAGTCTGCGACCAGATTTCAGATGCCGTTCTCGATGCCTTAATCGCCGATGACCCGTATTCGCGCGTTGCCTGCGAGACATCCGTTAAAACCGGCATGGTCCTCGTCTCGGGCGAAATCACCACCACGGCTTATGTGGAAATCCCGGATATCGTCCGCCAGACTATCAAAGAAATAGGCTATACAGACGCCTGCACGGGTTTCGATTATGAAACCTGCGCGGTCCTGACCTGCATCCAAAAGCAATCCGGCGATATCGCTTTGGGAGTCGATGAAAACAAGAAAAAAGGCAAAGATATCGGCGCGGGCGACCAGGGAATGATGTTCGGTTATGCCTGCAACGAAACGCCGGAACTAATGCCCCTCCCGATTTCCCTTGCACGTAAAATAGTCAATAAATCCGCCGATATGCGCATCGAAAGCGATTTGCCTTATCTCCGGCCCGACGGCAAGACGCAAATTACCGTGGAATACTTTGATAATAAACCGGTCAGGGTTGACACCGTCGTCCTTTCACTCCAGCATAACCCCGAGGTCAACTGCAGTAAACTCAAGGATGACTTGATTAATAAGATAATAAAACCGAGCATTCCGAAACACCTTCTGGATAAAAAGACCAAGTATTATGTAAACCCGACCGGCAGGTTTGTCTTAGGCGGCCCTTACGCGGATGCGGGTCTGACCGGACGTAAAATAATCGTCGATACCTACGGCGGGATGGGACGCCACGGGGGCGGCGCATTCTCCGGCAAAGACCCGACCAAGGTAGACCGGAGCGCTTCCTACGCGGCGCGCCACGCGGCCAAGAATATCGTCGCCGCAGGATTAGCCGACCGTTGCGAAGTCCAACTGGCTTATGCCATCGGCGTTTCACAGCCGGTTGCCATCGACGTGGAAACATTCGGCACGGGCAAGATACCGGAAGATAAAATCTCCGCGCTTCTTATGAAGCACTTTGACTTCTCCCCCAGCGGAATAATCGAGCGCCTTAAACTGCGCCGCCCGATTTATAAACAGACCGCCCGTTATGGACATTTCGGCCACAGCGGAGAAGGCTATACCTGGGAAAAGACGGATAAAGTTGCTCTTCTCAAGAAAGAAGCGAGGAGAATATAA
- a CDS encoding adenosylhomocysteinase → MKYDVKDLKLAAKGKGRINWADKHMPVLQMIRARFAKEQPLKGVRIAACLHVTSETANLMRTLKAGGAQLALCASNPLSTQDDVAASLVKDFGISVFSVHGEDNKKYYSHIEALIATKPQITVDDGADVVSTIHSKHKDMIKYIYAGMEETTTGVIRMRAMAKDGALLYPIFSVNDATTKYLFDNRYGTGQSSVDGILRATNILYAGKTVVVGGYGWCGRGFAMRAKGIGARVIVTEVNPLKALEATMDGYEVMPMKEAARKGDIFCTLTGDIDVITGEHFLAMKDGAIVSNSGHFNVELDLVALKKLSKKINKNVRTNVDEYILKNGKAIYVLGEGRLVNLACAEGHPATVMDMSFATQALMAEYSVKNYKKLSPKVYLVPNEIEDWISRLKLQTLGVKIDTLSERQKEYLSSWQEGT, encoded by the coding sequence ATGAAATACGACGTAAAAGATTTAAAGCTTGCCGCCAAGGGAAAAGGAAGAATCAATTGGGCAGATAAGCACATGCCCGTCTTGCAGATGATTCGGGCGCGGTTTGCCAAGGAACAACCGCTTAAAGGTGTCCGTATTGCCGCCTGTTTGCATGTAACAAGCGAGACCGCGAACCTGATGAGAACCCTTAAAGCCGGCGGAGCACAACTGGCGCTCTGCGCTTCCAATCCGCTTTCGACGCAAGATGACGTCGCCGCCAGCCTGGTAAAAGATTTCGGGATTTCCGTATTTTCCGTGCACGGGGAAGATAACAAGAAATATTATTCCCATATAGAAGCGCTCATCGCCACCAAGCCGCAGATTACCGTGGATGACGGCGCGGATGTCGTTTCCACCATCCACTCCAAGCATAAGGATATGATAAAATACATCTATGCCGGCATGGAAGAAACCACCACCGGCGTAATCAGGATGCGTGCCATGGCAAAAGACGGCGCTTTGCTTTATCCGATATTTTCCGTAAACGATGCCACGACCAAATATCTCTTTGACAACCGTTACGGCACGGGCCAATCCAGCGTAGACGGGATTCTGCGCGCGACCAATATTTTATACGCCGGCAAGACCGTGGTCGTCGGCGGTTACGGCTGGTGCGGACGCGGATTCGCCATGCGCGCCAAGGGTATCGGCGCGCGGGTGATTGTTACCGAGGTCAATCCGCTTAAAGCCCTGGAAGCCACCATGGACGGCTATGAAGTCATGCCCATGAAAGAAGCCGCCAGGAAAGGCGATATCTTCTGCACCCTGACCGGCGATATCGATGTCATCACCGGTGAACACTTCCTGGCAATGAAAGACGGCGCGATTGTCTCCAATTCCGGCCACTTTAATGTCGAGCTCGATTTGGTCGCGCTGAAGAAACTCTCCAAGAAAATCAATAAGAACGTCCGCACCAATGTGGATGAATATATCCTCAAAAACGGCAAGGCGATTTATGTCTTAGGCGAAGGGAGATTAGTGAACCTCGCCTGCGCCGAGGGGCATCCGGCAACTGTCATGGACATGAGCTTTGCCACGCAGGCATTGATGGCTGAATATTCGGTCAAGAACTACAAGAAGCTTTCTCCCAAGGTTTATTTAGTGCCGAATGAGATTGAGGACTGGATTTCCCGCCTGAAGCTCCAGACACTGGGCGTCAAGATAGACACCCTGAGCGAAAGGCAGAAAGAATATCTTTCTTCCTGGCAGGAAGGGACGTAG
- a CDS encoding type II toxin-antitoxin system HicA family toxin, producing MAKLRILSGREVCAILVRQGFVRVRQRGSHVVMQKKLQHTTITVPVPNHPEIKLGTLQSIIRQSGVPRSEFEC from the coding sequence TTGGCTAAATTACGAATCCTTTCCGGCAGGGAAGTTTGTGCGATTCTTGTCAGACAGGGCTTTGTCCGTGTCCGCCAACGCGGAAGCCATGTCGTAATGCAGAAAAAACTTCAACATACTACGATAACCGTTCCTGTTCCAAACCATCCTGAAATAAAATTAGGCACGCTTCAATCAATAATCAGGCAATCAGGTGTCCCCCGCAGTGAATTCGAGTGCTAA
- a CDS encoding type II toxin-antitoxin system HicB family antitoxin, which yields MLKQLTAVIEKEGKDYVALCPELDIASQGNTIEKARNNLREAIELFFESASPSEIKKRLHGEVYITQVEVSIG from the coding sequence ATGCTCAAACAACTTACCGCAGTTATCGAAAAAGAAGGCAAAGATTACGTAGCTTTGTGCCCCGAACTGGATATCGCCAGCCAGGGAAATACTATAGAAAAAGCACGTAATAACCTCCGCGAGGCAATTGAGCTGTTTTTCGAATCGGCTTCTCCATCAGAGATTAAAAAACGGCTTCATGGCGAAGTATATATAACTCAGGTGGAGGTATCGATTGGCTAA
- the guaB gene encoding IMP dehydrogenase: MNKIIPEKGITFDDILLIPARSEVVPSEVNTSTLFSRHIKINIPICSAAMDTVTEANLAIALAQEGGIGIIHKNMPIEQQAREVHKVKRSASGIIIDPITLPPTETIGKAKSIMREHNISGIPIVEENKRVVGILTNRDLRFQKSDDKKIEEVMTKEHLITAQPGTTLEKAREILHKNKVEKLLLVDKSNILKGLITIKDINKMLQFPLACRDKMGRLIVGAAVGVHDYERVEKLVSSDVDVVVIDTAHAHSENVIKTVKEIKKRFKIEVVAGNIATGEAAYDLIKAGVDALKIGIGPGSICTTRIIAGVGVPQITAIFNCVKVAEKYKVPVIADGGIRFSGDITKAIAAGANSVMIGGLFSGTAESPGETFIYEGRAYKSYRGMGSLGAMVQGSKERYGQAGVKSRDKLVPEGVEGRSPFKGPLADFVYQLVGGLKAGMGYCGCKNIEELRTKTRFIKISPAGLKESHPHDVFITKEPPNYTAE; encoded by the coding sequence ATGAATAAGATAATTCCGGAAAAAGGGATTACCTTTGACGACATCCTTTTAATCCCTGCCAGATCAGAAGTAGTACCTAGTGAGGTAAATACCTCCACCCTGTTCTCCCGCCATATCAAGATTAATATCCCGATATGCTCGGCGGCAATGGATACGGTTACCGAGGCAAACCTGGCTATCGCACTTGCCCAGGAAGGCGGAATCGGCATCATCCATAAAAACATGCCCATCGAGCAGCAGGCGCGCGAAGTCCATAAAGTAAAACGCTCCGCCAGCGGAATAATCATCGACCCGATTACGCTCCCCCCCACCGAAACAATCGGCAAAGCCAAAAGCATTATGCGGGAACATAATATTTCCGGCATCCCGATTGTAGAAGAGAATAAGCGTGTAGTCGGCATCCTAACCAACCGAGACCTAAGGTTCCAGAAATCCGATGACAAGAAAATAGAAGAGGTCATGACCAAAGAACATCTGATAACAGCCCAGCCGGGAACGACGCTTGAAAAAGCCCGTGAAATCCTCCATAAAAACAAGGTGGAAAAACTGCTCCTGGTGGATAAGAGCAACATACTTAAGGGACTCATCACCATCAAAGATATCAATAAGATGCTTCAGTTCCCGCTTGCCTGCCGTGATAAAATGGGCAGATTAATTGTCGGTGCGGCGGTCGGCGTCCATGATTACGAAAGGGTGGAAAAACTGGTATCAAGCGACGTTGACGTGGTGGTAATTGATACGGCGCATGCCCATTCGGAAAACGTGATTAAAACCGTAAAGGAAATTAAGAAGCGGTTTAAGATAGAAGTGGTTGCCGGCAATATTGCCACGGGCGAGGCGGCTTATGATTTAATCAAGGCCGGAGTGGACGCTTTAAAAATCGGCATCGGCCCCGGCTCTATCTGCACCACCCGCATAATCGCCGGCGTGGGCGTTCCGCAGATTACGGCAATCTTTAACTGTGTCAAGGTAGCGGAAAAATACAAGGTGCCGGTGATTGCCGACGGCGGCATCAGATTCTCAGGCGATATCACCAAGGCCATCGCCGCCGGTGCGAACAGCGTCATGATAGGCGGCCTCTTTTCCGGCACTGCCGAAAGCCCGGGCGAGACATTTATATATGAAGGCAGGGCATATAAATCATACAGAGGGATGGGCTCTTTAGGCGCCATGGTCCAGGGAAGCAAAGAACGTTACGGGCAGGCAGGCGTAAAAAGCCGCGATAAACTGGTTCCGGAAGGGGTTGAAGGACGAAGCCCCTTTAAAGGGCCGCTGGCTGATTTCGTTTACCAGCTGGTCGGGGGCTTGAAAGCCGGAATGGGTTATTGCGGATGCAAGAATATCGAGGAACTGCGCACCAAGACCAGATTTATTAAAATCAGCCCGGCGGGCCTGAAGGAAAGCCACCCGCACGATGTCTTTATCACCAAAGAACCGCCGAATTATACTGCAGAATAA